In Scomber scombrus chromosome 17, fScoSco1.1, whole genome shotgun sequence, the following proteins share a genomic window:
- the akap12b gene encoding A-kinase anchor protein 12b isoform X2, with product MLGTITLTVGQPDGVSVAQKEEAPETMDTIQDEVAPQVNGEKVEKVSADANDISAVEEKAAEEKPDDASEVGFKKIFRFVGFKFTLKKDRSEEKDPVKLLTVKDKDGDEVSGADEPAKEKEEEAANAEESTTEEKEVDTEASTAETEVSKDTNKSETTDVSADNAATETTDQAVKEEGAEKEGEISPPTQEATVSPFRKLFTSGLFSNLRKKASIKKTKEEEEKEAAAQEETAKTEETAAAVEDKEEKVEVEQETKEEEPVTPEEEKSKPKEEAPVTPEVEKSEPTPDPEVTGEISAPTETPTDEAKQDKEQTPSAEEEKVPAEVTSEAELLSSQEKVKPQGSPLKKLFTGAGLKKLSTKKQKSKKDAETKLTESGEQAAEQLQTSTESTDAPKSDSGPSSPEESGEHVLAVEGTPVESSQETDGEVTSDGEKKKEGIIAWSSFKKLVTPKKRVKRSSESEDEATGEKPAKSATLSSSESAALADKSVEEEAKEDKPTEEEPKTENIEKLVSSTEEPKKKMDTSVSWEALMCMGGPKKRTRRTSDSDDDETKIEEDAPEAAAASAAEEGEQEGKAEVALVTSQNTESEGDVASSPEPLNSPPERESAWDTLKRMVLSKKAKIEEKAEEGTDQVQSDSEAPKDESSFSLRKFFPGRRKKKSEKQASSEQPSGEEDSDTPAVVPLSEYDEQVQTKEEEPAESATVQIQVSAAEDRAPSWIPAIIEDIDDSHDQQLSDIPEEGENAATPKSVDTDMADDESEDHLSLPPKAGGRTGRRLSTAEVKPVVPAPAAETTVPQGPKSESAKEVVEGIEAQINEIPIKTSVTAEDVPIQVASEKIEYEPPTENAECTTNTILEPHTHSEAMAICTGLGTKEIAKIALEKPAMPVVECVAVIHDALSTEVSIEEKPINTEEANVADDEVLNAQVHQIETTQLGHIVENSQVEMPDIQTATESCEPEIEKVGIISTVLEESEFVQPTTTTENSPKAVVVNLITPTSETAVCIQSVEVTEQNVESKEVDIDMEQLVATEENTPVEEIVQVVTKEISSTICEATKTTITIETEPTIPLVVPSEEIPLITETVVLVAPISVESDQVTTSDVVIMENASVSEPVSDEPIQVEEIKEEETVVESVEVTTIQTPETEIIAVIEQANEEIVDIKDDVQQASQIEAQSMVIAQAVIQDAVDKVSEDAPEPKKPATPTATTPTPVQAVETTEKEIEITTEAPVITDTPVPVACEKQAPKSLQPLCVALEVIDTIPIEITESLDAPVEEEKKSEEGLKKAVEVKVSEETVIVEEVLEINADIPKDEDLEEVKEDPSKEEEEDVKESGEEVKPQSEETELAPSEENKEKKIHTAAQMVLQIAQVVEELSVEEEAVVEFNSDGPVDSEDTNVKEVEPASEKQVSESLSTQAEEPQEAASVEDSTSNQVTEAAASQPETEKSPSGKCAEVMAQVIEVIEEAVKEIEPVSTEITAAS from the exons ATGCTTGGAACAATTACTCTAACAG TTGGCCAGCCAGATGGTGTATCTGTTGCTCAGAAGGAGGAGGCTCCTGAGACTATGGACACCATCCAGGATGAAGTGGCTCCTCAAGTGAATGGTGAGAAAGTGGAGAAAGTGTCTGCTGATGCCAATGACATCTCTGCTGTTGAGGAGAaggcagcagaggagaaacCTGATGACGCCAGTGAGGTGGGCTTCAAGAAGATCTTCCGTTTTGTGGGCTTTAAGTTCACACTGAAGAAGGACAGAAGTGAGGAGAAAGACCCTGTGAAGCTACTGACAGTTAAAGATAAAGATGGAGATGAGGTCAGTGGGGCTGATGAACCTgcaaaggagaaagaggaggaagctgCCAATGCTGAGGAGAGCACAACTGAAGAAAAGGAGGTTGACACAGAGGCATCAACTGCTGAGACTGAAGTCAGTAAAGATACTAACAAGTCTGAAACCACTGATGTCTCAGCTGACAACGCTGCAACTGAAACTACTGATCAAgcagtaaaggaggaaggagctGAAAAGGAAGGTGAAATCAGTCCACCTACCCAGGAGGCCACTGTGTCCCCCTTCAGGAAGCTCTTCACAAGTGGACTCTTCTCTAACCTGCGAAAGAAAGCAAGCATCaagaagacaaaagaggaagaagagaaggaggcagCTGCTCAGGAGGAGACAGCCAAGACAGaagaaactgctgctgctgtggaagATAAGGAGGAGAAGGTTGAAGTGGAGCAAGAAACAAAGGAGGAGGAACCAGTGACTCCAGAGGAAGAAAAATCAAAGCCCAAGGAAGAAGCACCAGTTACTCCTGAGGTAGAAAAATCAGAGCCAACCCCAGATCCTGAGGTCACTGGTGAAATTTCTGCTCCTACAGAAACTCCTACTGATGAGGCCAAACAAGATAAAGAGCAGACACCTAGCGCAGAAGAGGAAAAGGTTCCAGCAGAGGTGACGTCTGAGGCTGAGCTGCTATCATCACAGGAGAAGGTGAAGCCACAGGGAAGCCCACTGAAAAAGCTTTTCACTGGAGCTGGCTTGAAAAAACTCTCCACTAAGAAACAGAAGAGCAAGAAAGATGCTGAGACCAAGTTGACTGAGTCTGGGGAGCAGGCGGCTGAGCAACTTCAAACATCCACTGAGTCAACAGATGCTCCCAAATCTGACAGTGGGCCCTCATCTCCAGAGGAGTCAGGAGAGCATGTTCTGGCTGTGGAGGGGACCCCAGTGGAGTCCAGCCAAGAAACTGATGGTGAGGTTACCTCtgatggagagaagaaaaaagagggcATCATTGCCTGGTCCTCCTTCAAGAAACTAGTGACGCCCAAGAAGCGTGTAAAGAGGTCTTCTGAGAGTGAAGATGAAGCCACAGGTGAGAAACCAGCAAAGTCAGCCACCCTTTCCTCTTCTGAGAGTGCAGCATTAGCAGATAAGAGTGTTGAGGAGGAGGCAAAGGAGGATAAGCCCACTGAGGAAGAGccaaagactgaaaacattgaGAAACTGGTAAGCAGCACAGAGGAGCCCAAAAAGAAAATGGACACCTCTGTCTCCTGGGAGGCTCTAATGTGTATGGGCGGACCTAAAAAGAGGACTAGACGGACCTCTGattctgatgatgatgagaccAAGATTGAAGAGGATGCtccagaagcagcagcagcatcagcagcagaagaaggagAGCAGGAGGGCAAAGCTGAGGTTGCTCTTGTTACCTCCCAAAACACTGAGAGTGAAGGAGACGTTGCTTCCTCCCCTGAACCTTTAAACAGCCCCCCTGAAAGAGAGTCAGCCTGGGACACACTGAAACGCATGGTACTGTCAAAGAAGGCCAAAATTGAGGAAAAGGCTGAGGAAGGCACAGACCAAGTCCAGTCAGACAGTGAAGCACCCAAAGATGAGTCATCATTCTCTTTGAGAAAGTTCTTCCCAGGACGCAGGAAGAAGAAGTCTGAGAAACAAGCCTCCAGTGAACAGCCCTCAGGTGAGGAGGACTCTGACACTCCAGCAGTGGTTCCTCTCTCAGAGTATGATGAACAAGTTCAAACTAAAGAGGAGGAGCCAGCAGAGTCAGCTACAGTCCAGATTCAAGTGTCTGCCGCTGAAGATAGAGCTCCTTCCTGGATCCCAGCCATCATTGAAGATATTGATGACAGCCATGATCAGCAGCTGAGTGACATtccagaggaaggagagaacgCTGCCACACCAAAGTCTGTTGACACTGACATGGCCGATGATGAAAGTGAAGACCACCTTAGTCTGCCTCCTAAAGCTGGAGGACGCACAGGGCGCAGACTGTCCACAGCTGAGGTGAAACCTGTTGTTCCAGCCCCAGCCGCAGAAACCACTGTTCCTCAGGGACCCAAGTCAGAAAGTGCAAAGGAGGTTGTTGAGGGTATTGAGGCCCAAATCAATGAAATTCCAATCAAGACATCAGTTACCGCAGAAGATGTGCCAATACAGGTAGCATCTGAAAAAATTGAATATGAACCACCAACTGAGAATGCTGAATGCACAACAAATACCATCCTGGAGCCACATACTCATAGCGAAGCCATGGCTATCTGCACTGGCCTAGGAACCAAGGAGATTGCCAAAATAGCTCTGGAGAAACCTGCAATGCCAGTTGTAGAGTGTGTGGCTGTGATCCATGATGCTCTAAGTACAGAGGTGTCAATTGAAGAAAAGCCAATAAATACTGAGGAAGCCAATGTTGCAGATGATGAAGTGCTCAATGCCCAAGTCCACCAAATAGAAACCACTCAGCTTGGGCATATTGTTGAAAATTCACAGGTTGAAATGCCAGACATTCAAACCGCCACTGAGAGCTGTGAACCTGAGATTGAAAAGGTTGGAATCATCAGCACTGTACTGGAGGAGTCTGAATTTGTTCAGCCCACCACAACAACTGAGAACTCTCCTAAAGCTGTAGTAGTCAATCTCATTAcaccaacatctgaaactgCTGTCTGCATCCAGAGTGTAGAAGTTACTGAGCAAAATGTGGAAAGCAAGGAAGTGGACATTGACATGGAGCAACTTGTTGCCACAGAGGAAAACACCCCTGTAGAAGAAATAGTCCAAGTTGTGACCAAGGAGATATCGTCCACCATATGTGAAGCTACAAAAACCACCATAACCATTGAGACTGAACCAACCATTCCTTTAGTTGTACCAAGTGAGGAGATTCCTCTTATCACAGAAACAGTGGTCCTTGTAGCTCCAATCTCTGTGGAGTCTGACCAAGTGACAACCTCTGACGTGGTGATCATGGAAAATGCATCAGTGTCAGAGCCAGTCAGTGATGAGCCAATCCAGGTGGAGGAAAtcaaggaggaggagacagttGTAGAAAGTGTGGAGGTCACTACCATTCAAACACCAGAGACAGAGATAATTGCTGTCATTGAGCAGGCCAACGAGGAGATTGTGGATATCAAGGATGACGTGCAGCAGGCCAGTCAAATTGAGGCCCAGAGTATGGTCATTGCCCAGGCGGTCATTCAGGATGCTGTGGATAAAGTTTCAGAAGATGCACCTGAACCCAAAAAGCCAGCCACCCCAACTGCCACCACCCCAACACCAGTCCAGGCAGTAGAAACCACAGAGAAAGAGATTGAGATCACAACAGAGGCCCCTGTTATCACTGACACCCCTGTTCCTGTTGCCTGTGAAAAACAAGCACCAAAATCACTGCAGCCACTGTGTGTTGCCCTGGAAGTCATTGACACAATTCCAATAGAGATCACAGAGAGCCTTGATGCCCCTgtagaggaggaaaagaaatcTGAGGAAGGGTTGAAGAAAGCTGTGGAGGTAAAAGTAAGTGAAGAGACTGTCATAGTGGAAGAAGTTTTAGAGATAAATGCAGATATTCCAAAAGATGAAGATCTTGAAGAGGTCAAGGAGGATCCGagcaaggaggaagaagaagatgtaaAAGAATCAGGTGAAGAAGTGAAACCACAATCAGAGGAAACCGAGTTAGCCCCTTCAGAGGAGAACAAGGAGAAAAAGATCCATACGGCAGCCCAAATGGTTCTACAGATAGCACAGGTGGTTGAGGAACTGTCAGTAGAAGAGGAGGCTGTGGTAGAGTTTAACAGTGACGGTCCTGTGGACTCTGAAGACACCAATGTAAAAGAAGTTGAACCTGCAAGTGAAAAGCAAGTCTCAGAAAGTCTCTCGACGCAGGCAGAAGAACCTCAAGAGGCAGCTTCAGTGGAGGATTCCACGTCCAACCAAGTGACAGAGGCAGCAGCCAGCCAACCAGAGACAGAAAAGTCACCATCGGGAAAGTGCGCAGAGGTGATGGCACAGGTGATCGAGGTGATTGAGGAGGCTGTGAAGGAGATTGAGCCTGTGTCCACAGAGATCACAGCAGCATCATGA
- the akap12b gene encoding A-kinase anchor protein 12b isoform X1: MGAESSAQRDGKSQEDASVSVSASAGELSAEVKVIQEGGSVLDGKPLQKNGQISSTTSLNGHSEDNTLTEVGQPDGVSVAQKEEAPETMDTIQDEVAPQVNGEKVEKVSADANDISAVEEKAAEEKPDDASEVGFKKIFRFVGFKFTLKKDRSEEKDPVKLLTVKDKDGDEVSGADEPAKEKEEEAANAEESTTEEKEVDTEASTAETEVSKDTNKSETTDVSADNAATETTDQAVKEEGAEKEGEISPPTQEATVSPFRKLFTSGLFSNLRKKASIKKTKEEEEKEAAAQEETAKTEETAAAVEDKEEKVEVEQETKEEEPVTPEEEKSKPKEEAPVTPEVEKSEPTPDPEVTGEISAPTETPTDEAKQDKEQTPSAEEEKVPAEVTSEAELLSSQEKVKPQGSPLKKLFTGAGLKKLSTKKQKSKKDAETKLTESGEQAAEQLQTSTESTDAPKSDSGPSSPEESGEHVLAVEGTPVESSQETDGEVTSDGEKKKEGIIAWSSFKKLVTPKKRVKRSSESEDEATGEKPAKSATLSSSESAALADKSVEEEAKEDKPTEEEPKTENIEKLVSSTEEPKKKMDTSVSWEALMCMGGPKKRTRRTSDSDDDETKIEEDAPEAAAASAAEEGEQEGKAEVALVTSQNTESEGDVASSPEPLNSPPERESAWDTLKRMVLSKKAKIEEKAEEGTDQVQSDSEAPKDESSFSLRKFFPGRRKKKSEKQASSEQPSGEEDSDTPAVVPLSEYDEQVQTKEEEPAESATVQIQVSAAEDRAPSWIPAIIEDIDDSHDQQLSDIPEEGENAATPKSVDTDMADDESEDHLSLPPKAGGRTGRRLSTAEVKPVVPAPAAETTVPQGPKSESAKEVVEGIEAQINEIPIKTSVTAEDVPIQVASEKIEYEPPTENAECTTNTILEPHTHSEAMAICTGLGTKEIAKIALEKPAMPVVECVAVIHDALSTEVSIEEKPINTEEANVADDEVLNAQVHQIETTQLGHIVENSQVEMPDIQTATESCEPEIEKVGIISTVLEESEFVQPTTTTENSPKAVVVNLITPTSETAVCIQSVEVTEQNVESKEVDIDMEQLVATEENTPVEEIVQVVTKEISSTICEATKTTITIETEPTIPLVVPSEEIPLITETVVLVAPISVESDQVTTSDVVIMENASVSEPVSDEPIQVEEIKEEETVVESVEVTTIQTPETEIIAVIEQANEEIVDIKDDVQQASQIEAQSMVIAQAVIQDAVDKVSEDAPEPKKPATPTATTPTPVQAVETTEKEIEITTEAPVITDTPVPVACEKQAPKSLQPLCVALEVIDTIPIEITESLDAPVEEEKKSEEGLKKAVEVKVSEETVIVEEVLEINADIPKDEDLEEVKEDPSKEEEEDVKESGEEVKPQSEETELAPSEENKEKKIHTAAQMVLQIAQVVEELSVEEEAVVEFNSDGPVDSEDTNVKEVEPASEKQVSESLSTQAEEPQEAASVEDSTSNQVTEAAASQPETEKSPSGKCAEVMAQVIEVIEEAVKEIEPVSTEITAAS, from the coding sequence TTGGCCAGCCAGATGGTGTATCTGTTGCTCAGAAGGAGGAGGCTCCTGAGACTATGGACACCATCCAGGATGAAGTGGCTCCTCAAGTGAATGGTGAGAAAGTGGAGAAAGTGTCTGCTGATGCCAATGACATCTCTGCTGTTGAGGAGAaggcagcagaggagaaacCTGATGACGCCAGTGAGGTGGGCTTCAAGAAGATCTTCCGTTTTGTGGGCTTTAAGTTCACACTGAAGAAGGACAGAAGTGAGGAGAAAGACCCTGTGAAGCTACTGACAGTTAAAGATAAAGATGGAGATGAGGTCAGTGGGGCTGATGAACCTgcaaaggagaaagaggaggaagctgCCAATGCTGAGGAGAGCACAACTGAAGAAAAGGAGGTTGACACAGAGGCATCAACTGCTGAGACTGAAGTCAGTAAAGATACTAACAAGTCTGAAACCACTGATGTCTCAGCTGACAACGCTGCAACTGAAACTACTGATCAAgcagtaaaggaggaaggagctGAAAAGGAAGGTGAAATCAGTCCACCTACCCAGGAGGCCACTGTGTCCCCCTTCAGGAAGCTCTTCACAAGTGGACTCTTCTCTAACCTGCGAAAGAAAGCAAGCATCaagaagacaaaagaggaagaagagaaggaggcagCTGCTCAGGAGGAGACAGCCAAGACAGaagaaactgctgctgctgtggaagATAAGGAGGAGAAGGTTGAAGTGGAGCAAGAAACAAAGGAGGAGGAACCAGTGACTCCAGAGGAAGAAAAATCAAAGCCCAAGGAAGAAGCACCAGTTACTCCTGAGGTAGAAAAATCAGAGCCAACCCCAGATCCTGAGGTCACTGGTGAAATTTCTGCTCCTACAGAAACTCCTACTGATGAGGCCAAACAAGATAAAGAGCAGACACCTAGCGCAGAAGAGGAAAAGGTTCCAGCAGAGGTGACGTCTGAGGCTGAGCTGCTATCATCACAGGAGAAGGTGAAGCCACAGGGAAGCCCACTGAAAAAGCTTTTCACTGGAGCTGGCTTGAAAAAACTCTCCACTAAGAAACAGAAGAGCAAGAAAGATGCTGAGACCAAGTTGACTGAGTCTGGGGAGCAGGCGGCTGAGCAACTTCAAACATCCACTGAGTCAACAGATGCTCCCAAATCTGACAGTGGGCCCTCATCTCCAGAGGAGTCAGGAGAGCATGTTCTGGCTGTGGAGGGGACCCCAGTGGAGTCCAGCCAAGAAACTGATGGTGAGGTTACCTCtgatggagagaagaaaaaagagggcATCATTGCCTGGTCCTCCTTCAAGAAACTAGTGACGCCCAAGAAGCGTGTAAAGAGGTCTTCTGAGAGTGAAGATGAAGCCACAGGTGAGAAACCAGCAAAGTCAGCCACCCTTTCCTCTTCTGAGAGTGCAGCATTAGCAGATAAGAGTGTTGAGGAGGAGGCAAAGGAGGATAAGCCCACTGAGGAAGAGccaaagactgaaaacattgaGAAACTGGTAAGCAGCACAGAGGAGCCCAAAAAGAAAATGGACACCTCTGTCTCCTGGGAGGCTCTAATGTGTATGGGCGGACCTAAAAAGAGGACTAGACGGACCTCTGattctgatgatgatgagaccAAGATTGAAGAGGATGCtccagaagcagcagcagcatcagcagcagaagaaggagAGCAGGAGGGCAAAGCTGAGGTTGCTCTTGTTACCTCCCAAAACACTGAGAGTGAAGGAGACGTTGCTTCCTCCCCTGAACCTTTAAACAGCCCCCCTGAAAGAGAGTCAGCCTGGGACACACTGAAACGCATGGTACTGTCAAAGAAGGCCAAAATTGAGGAAAAGGCTGAGGAAGGCACAGACCAAGTCCAGTCAGACAGTGAAGCACCCAAAGATGAGTCATCATTCTCTTTGAGAAAGTTCTTCCCAGGACGCAGGAAGAAGAAGTCTGAGAAACAAGCCTCCAGTGAACAGCCCTCAGGTGAGGAGGACTCTGACACTCCAGCAGTGGTTCCTCTCTCAGAGTATGATGAACAAGTTCAAACTAAAGAGGAGGAGCCAGCAGAGTCAGCTACAGTCCAGATTCAAGTGTCTGCCGCTGAAGATAGAGCTCCTTCCTGGATCCCAGCCATCATTGAAGATATTGATGACAGCCATGATCAGCAGCTGAGTGACATtccagaggaaggagagaacgCTGCCACACCAAAGTCTGTTGACACTGACATGGCCGATGATGAAAGTGAAGACCACCTTAGTCTGCCTCCTAAAGCTGGAGGACGCACAGGGCGCAGACTGTCCACAGCTGAGGTGAAACCTGTTGTTCCAGCCCCAGCCGCAGAAACCACTGTTCCTCAGGGACCCAAGTCAGAAAGTGCAAAGGAGGTTGTTGAGGGTATTGAGGCCCAAATCAATGAAATTCCAATCAAGACATCAGTTACCGCAGAAGATGTGCCAATACAGGTAGCATCTGAAAAAATTGAATATGAACCACCAACTGAGAATGCTGAATGCACAACAAATACCATCCTGGAGCCACATACTCATAGCGAAGCCATGGCTATCTGCACTGGCCTAGGAACCAAGGAGATTGCCAAAATAGCTCTGGAGAAACCTGCAATGCCAGTTGTAGAGTGTGTGGCTGTGATCCATGATGCTCTAAGTACAGAGGTGTCAATTGAAGAAAAGCCAATAAATACTGAGGAAGCCAATGTTGCAGATGATGAAGTGCTCAATGCCCAAGTCCACCAAATAGAAACCACTCAGCTTGGGCATATTGTTGAAAATTCACAGGTTGAAATGCCAGACATTCAAACCGCCACTGAGAGCTGTGAACCTGAGATTGAAAAGGTTGGAATCATCAGCACTGTACTGGAGGAGTCTGAATTTGTTCAGCCCACCACAACAACTGAGAACTCTCCTAAAGCTGTAGTAGTCAATCTCATTAcaccaacatctgaaactgCTGTCTGCATCCAGAGTGTAGAAGTTACTGAGCAAAATGTGGAAAGCAAGGAAGTGGACATTGACATGGAGCAACTTGTTGCCACAGAGGAAAACACCCCTGTAGAAGAAATAGTCCAAGTTGTGACCAAGGAGATATCGTCCACCATATGTGAAGCTACAAAAACCACCATAACCATTGAGACTGAACCAACCATTCCTTTAGTTGTACCAAGTGAGGAGATTCCTCTTATCACAGAAACAGTGGTCCTTGTAGCTCCAATCTCTGTGGAGTCTGACCAAGTGACAACCTCTGACGTGGTGATCATGGAAAATGCATCAGTGTCAGAGCCAGTCAGTGATGAGCCAATCCAGGTGGAGGAAAtcaaggaggaggagacagttGTAGAAAGTGTGGAGGTCACTACCATTCAAACACCAGAGACAGAGATAATTGCTGTCATTGAGCAGGCCAACGAGGAGATTGTGGATATCAAGGATGACGTGCAGCAGGCCAGTCAAATTGAGGCCCAGAGTATGGTCATTGCCCAGGCGGTCATTCAGGATGCTGTGGATAAAGTTTCAGAAGATGCACCTGAACCCAAAAAGCCAGCCACCCCAACTGCCACCACCCCAACACCAGTCCAGGCAGTAGAAACCACAGAGAAAGAGATTGAGATCACAACAGAGGCCCCTGTTATCACTGACACCCCTGTTCCTGTTGCCTGTGAAAAACAAGCACCAAAATCACTGCAGCCACTGTGTGTTGCCCTGGAAGTCATTGACACAATTCCAATAGAGATCACAGAGAGCCTTGATGCCCCTgtagaggaggaaaagaaatcTGAGGAAGGGTTGAAGAAAGCTGTGGAGGTAAAAGTAAGTGAAGAGACTGTCATAGTGGAAGAAGTTTTAGAGATAAATGCAGATATTCCAAAAGATGAAGATCTTGAAGAGGTCAAGGAGGATCCGagcaaggaggaagaagaagatgtaaAAGAATCAGGTGAAGAAGTGAAACCACAATCAGAGGAAACCGAGTTAGCCCCTTCAGAGGAGAACAAGGAGAAAAAGATCCATACGGCAGCCCAAATGGTTCTACAGATAGCACAGGTGGTTGAGGAACTGTCAGTAGAAGAGGAGGCTGTGGTAGAGTTTAACAGTGACGGTCCTGTGGACTCTGAAGACACCAATGTAAAAGAAGTTGAACCTGCAAGTGAAAAGCAAGTCTCAGAAAGTCTCTCGACGCAGGCAGAAGAACCTCAAGAGGCAGCTTCAGTGGAGGATTCCACGTCCAACCAAGTGACAGAGGCAGCAGCCAGCCAACCAGAGACAGAAAAGTCACCATCGGGAAAGTGCGCAGAGGTGATGGCACAGGTGATCGAGGTGATTGAGGAGGCTGTGAAGGAGATTGAGCCTGTGTCCACAGAGATCACAGCAGCATCATGA